In Amycolatopsis endophytica, the following are encoded in one genomic region:
- a CDS encoding gamma-glutamyltransferase, which produces MTTVAAEPGRVGPKEPVTGRRAVASSQHRIVTDTMLDTLRAGGNAVDAAIAGSLVQAVVQQDMTNHTGTVTALVHDAKTGEVAELNSMGTIVPGLAPFAPIPAGKGFYAVVPGTPRAVTPGFMPGMKALYERFATLPWARLCESAVHWAEEGHVVTSFEHLVMAQTVDFFLYTESGRRHFTPDGHLPQVGDRWASPELAETMRALAAEGPDHFLTGKWAQDFVARGNALGWDVKLEHLTAIPPRWSSGHRWEHKGSTVVQQSAPERQGIFCQIVLGILDELDITSVGHWSENAEALYYLAHALRRATLETGILNDPAVFGDTTGPLTSPALIRGFADILRNARARVDLTEHVTLTRGMPAMAASGASKQPAGSCELTVVDEQGNWVQLMNTLQSGGIPGEVVGGVPMVGSHAMNSLTSPIEGWVTGGGRMRSILSNTMVLRDGKPWLSLGSPGNVHCTVPQVLSNILDFGMDPYAADDAPRCLPYEDDHTISVESRVAPDVPAGLAKLGVLTNPLPEYDYHMGTYQMAWRDEDGSLGACTGPRREGVADGF; this is translated from the coding sequence ATGACCACCGTCGCCGCCGAACCGGGCCGGGTCGGTCCGAAGGAGCCCGTGACCGGACGGCGCGCCGTCGCGTCGAGCCAGCACCGGATCGTCACGGACACGATGCTCGACACGCTGCGCGCGGGCGGCAACGCCGTCGACGCCGCGATCGCGGGCAGCCTGGTCCAGGCCGTCGTTCAGCAGGACATGACCAACCACACCGGAACCGTCACCGCGCTCGTCCACGACGCGAAGACCGGCGAGGTCGCCGAGCTGAACAGCATGGGCACCATCGTGCCCGGCCTCGCGCCGTTCGCCCCGATCCCGGCGGGCAAGGGGTTCTACGCGGTGGTGCCCGGCACGCCACGCGCCGTGACGCCGGGCTTCATGCCGGGGATGAAAGCGCTCTACGAGAGGTTCGCGACCCTGCCCTGGGCGCGGTTGTGCGAGTCCGCCGTCCACTGGGCCGAAGAAGGTCACGTCGTGACGTCGTTCGAGCACCTGGTGATGGCGCAGACCGTCGACTTCTTCCTCTACACCGAATCCGGTCGCAGGCACTTCACCCCCGACGGGCACCTGCCGCAGGTCGGCGACCGCTGGGCGTCGCCGGAACTGGCGGAGACCATGCGCGCACTCGCGGCCGAGGGCCCGGACCACTTCCTCACCGGGAAATGGGCGCAGGACTTCGTGGCGCGCGGCAACGCACTGGGCTGGGACGTGAAACTGGAGCATCTGACGGCGATCCCGCCGCGGTGGTCGTCAGGGCACCGGTGGGAGCACAAGGGGTCCACGGTCGTGCAGCAGTCGGCGCCCGAACGCCAGGGCATCTTCTGCCAGATCGTGCTCGGCATCCTCGACGAACTGGACATCACCTCCGTCGGGCACTGGTCGGAGAACGCCGAGGCGCTGTACTACCTCGCCCACGCGCTGCGCCGCGCGACGCTGGAGACGGGGATCCTCAACGACCCGGCGGTTTTCGGTGACACCACCGGCCCGCTCACCTCGCCCGCGCTGATCAGGGGTTTCGCCGACATCCTGCGCAACGCCAGGGCCCGCGTCGACCTCACCGAGCACGTCACGCTGACTCGCGGGATGCCCGCCATGGCGGCGTCGGGGGCGTCCAAGCAACCGGCGGGCAGCTGCGAGCTGACGGTCGTGGACGAGCAGGGCAACTGGGTGCAGCTGATGAACACCCTGCAGAGCGGCGGCATCCCCGGCGAGGTCGTCGGCGGCGTCCCGATGGTCGGCAGCCACGCGATGAACAGCCTGACCTCGCCCATCGAGGGCTGGGTGACGGGTGGCGGCCGGATGCGCTCGATCCTGTCCAACACGATGGTCCTGCGCGACGGGAAACCATGGCTGTCGCTGGGTTCGCCGGGCAACGTGCACTGCACGGTGCCGCAGGTCCTGTCGAACATCCTCGACTTCGGCATGGACCCGTACGCGGCCGACGACGCCCCGCGCTGCCTCCCGTACGAAGACGACCACACGATCTCGGTCGAGTCCCGCGTCGCCCCGGACGTTCCGGCGGGGCTGGCGAAGCTGGGCGTGCTGACCAATCCGCTGCCCGAGTACGACTACCACATGGGCACCTACCAGATGGCCTGGCGCGACGAGGACGGCAGCCTGGGCGCCTGCACCGGACCACGGCGTGAGGGCGTCGCCGACGGATTCTGA
- a CDS encoding NADP-dependent oxidoreductase, with translation MRVITLPKLGGPEMLTIVDAPAPKPLPTEVLVRVKAIGLNPLEAMLRSGEFPLPGQLPFVLGWDISGVVEAAQTYRWRPGDEVFGMPLFPRPASAYAEFVSAPALHLARKPASLPHVEASALPVVGLTAWQGLVDLGGVTEGDRVLVHGGGGGIGHVAVQIAKALGAHVITTASGSKREFVESFGADEVVDYTRVDFAETVRDVDVVLDTIGGDTVERSLAVLRPGGHLVTAVAEEDSELAAKFEAAGMRFSGIAVDPDPVALRGLVDLVEQGKLRVHVQQTFPFERVADAHRLLDAGHLQGKLVLTI, from the coding sequence ATGCGAGTCATCACCCTGCCCAAGCTCGGCGGTCCTGAAATGCTCACCATTGTGGACGCGCCCGCGCCCAAGCCACTGCCGACCGAGGTCCTCGTCCGCGTCAAAGCGATCGGGCTGAACCCGCTGGAGGCGATGCTTCGCTCCGGTGAGTTCCCGCTGCCCGGCCAGCTCCCGTTCGTGCTCGGATGGGACATCAGTGGGGTGGTCGAAGCGGCACAGACGTACCGGTGGCGGCCCGGTGACGAGGTGTTCGGGATGCCGCTGTTCCCGCGGCCGGCCAGCGCCTACGCCGAGTTCGTGTCGGCGCCGGCACTGCACCTGGCGCGCAAACCCGCGTCGCTCCCGCACGTCGAGGCCTCGGCATTGCCGGTCGTCGGGCTGACGGCGTGGCAGGGCCTCGTCGACCTCGGCGGCGTGACCGAGGGTGACCGCGTCCTGGTCCACGGCGGAGGGGGCGGAATCGGCCACGTCGCGGTGCAGATCGCGAAAGCACTCGGCGCGCACGTGATCACGACCGCCAGCGGCAGCAAGCGGGAATTCGTCGAGAGCTTCGGCGCTGACGAGGTGGTCGACTACACCAGGGTCGACTTCGCCGAGACGGTCCGTGACGTCGATGTCGTTCTCGACACGATCGGTGGCGACACCGTCGAGCGGTCCCTCGCAGTGCTCCGTCCAGGAGGGCACCTGGTGACCGCGGTCGCCGAAGAGGATTCGGAGCTCGCCGCCAAATTCGAGGCGGCCGGCATGCGCTTCAGCGGCATCGCGGTCGATCCCGATCCGGTCGCCCTGCGCGGTCTCGTCGACCTCGTGGAACAGGGCAAGCTCCGAGTCCACGTGCAGCAGACGTTTCCGTTCGAGCGCGTCGCCGACGCGCACCGGCTGCTCGATGCCGGCCACCTCCAGGGCAAGCTCGTCCTCACCATCTGA
- a CDS encoding AMP-binding protein, giving the protein MDLTEVSVLDALDHWASETPENAFIQWRDEAPQTYVEFHERTRRLAGGLRELGVAEGDTVLVMLPNGLEIVYSWLACNALGAIEVPVNTFLRGAFLQHILEDSQAAVMIVDAASLPHLASLDLPERLRTLVVAGDDAPVAVGRVPAVAYETVLASAPIAGLRKAEFSDLSAIFYTSGTTGPAKGIMFTYGQGCVSARNYLRAAGAGHDDVFFCCMPLFHSNAQILQIAAPLMAGARISIWPEFSASRWLNEVRSVGATVSNMLGVMTEFVYRQPARDDDADNPLRILQTVPAPAAIVGDFERRFGVTCIDGYGLTDAGMVAFRRHDEPLVPGSSGRPVDDFEVVIGDPVTDVQLPVGTVGEILIRPRVPFGFMRGYWRRPDVTVEAWRNLWFHTGDAGMIDEDGNLHFRDRMGDSIRVRGENISSSEIEAVLNAHPSVRQCAAVAVTAEIGDYDILVAVVPAPGASIDPGALLRYCEGRMPYYAVPRYVDILSSLPMTATQKVRKVELRQRGVGPSTWDRMNEGYSVPRA; this is encoded by the coding sequence GTGGATTTGACTGAGGTTTCGGTTCTCGACGCGCTCGACCATTGGGCTTCGGAAACCCCCGAAAACGCCTTCATCCAGTGGCGGGACGAGGCGCCCCAGACGTATGTGGAATTCCACGAACGAACGCGGCGTCTTGCCGGCGGATTGCGGGAACTGGGAGTTGCTGAGGGCGATACCGTTCTGGTGATGCTTCCCAACGGGCTCGAAATCGTCTATTCCTGGCTTGCCTGCAACGCGCTGGGTGCCATCGAGGTTCCCGTCAACACATTCCTTCGCGGCGCCTTCCTGCAGCACATCCTCGAGGATTCACAGGCAGCTGTGATGATCGTTGACGCCGCGTCCCTGCCGCACCTGGCGTCATTGGACCTGCCGGAGCGACTGCGCACCCTCGTGGTGGCCGGTGACGACGCCCCCGTCGCGGTCGGTCGAGTTCCGGCCGTCGCCTACGAGACCGTGCTCGCATCCGCACCGATAGCGGGTTTGCGCAAAGCCGAGTTCAGCGACCTGAGCGCGATCTTCTACACGTCCGGAACCACCGGTCCCGCCAAAGGAATCATGTTCACCTACGGCCAGGGATGCGTGTCGGCACGCAACTACCTGCGTGCCGCCGGCGCCGGTCACGATGACGTGTTTTTCTGTTGCATGCCGCTGTTCCACAGCAATGCCCAGATCTTGCAGATTGCCGCACCGTTGATGGCCGGCGCGCGGATCTCGATCTGGCCCGAGTTCAGTGCCTCACGGTGGCTGAATGAGGTGCGATCGGTCGGCGCGACGGTGTCGAACATGCTCGGAGTCATGACCGAGTTCGTGTACCGTCAACCCGCTCGCGACGACGACGCTGACAATCCGCTGCGAATCCTGCAAACCGTTCCCGCTCCAGCGGCGATCGTCGGCGACTTCGAACGACGGTTCGGGGTCACGTGCATCGACGGATACGGGCTGACAGATGCGGGCATGGTCGCCTTTCGCCGCCACGACGAGCCGCTCGTTCCGGGAAGTAGCGGCCGCCCGGTCGACGACTTCGAGGTCGTCATCGGTGACCCCGTCACAGACGTCCAGCTCCCGGTCGGCACGGTAGGGGAGATCCTGATACGCCCTCGGGTGCCGTTCGGGTTCATGCGCGGGTACTGGCGTCGTCCCGACGTGACGGTCGAAGCATGGCGGAACCTCTGGTTCCACACCGGCGACGCGGGCATGATCGACGAGGATGGAAATCTCCATTTCCGGGACCGGATGGGCGATTCGATCCGCGTCCGCGGCGAGAACATTTCGTCGAGCGAAATCGAGGCGGTGCTCAACGCGCACCCGAGTGTGCGCCAGTGCGCCGCCGTGGCGGTGACGGCTGAAATCGGCGACTACGACATCCTCGTCGCAGTAGTTCCGGCGCCGGGCGCATCGATTGATCCGGGCGCGCTTCTTCGTTACTGCGAAGGGCGAATGCCTTACTACGCCGTCCCGCGTTATGTCGACATCTTGTCAAGCCTTCCCATGACGGCTACTCAGAAGGTTCGGAAGGTCGAGTTGCGGCAGCGAGGCGTGGGCCCCTCGACCTGGGATCGGATGAACGAGGGTTACTCGGTTCCCCGGGCCTGA
- a CDS encoding winged helix-turn-helix transcriptional regulator, whose product MSGFGPGDAFLADCPGRLAVELIADKWTVVVLAGLSKGPVRHGDLIKLIGGISRKMLTQTLRRLEAHGLVRRRAHAEAPPRVEYELTPLGATLIDPIHALTEWARANGDAVLDALDAGLEQTAGNH is encoded by the coding sequence ATGAGTGGTTTCGGCCCCGGTGATGCCTTTCTTGCCGACTGCCCGGGGAGGCTGGCGGTCGAGTTGATCGCCGACAAGTGGACGGTGGTCGTACTCGCCGGCCTCAGCAAGGGCCCGGTGCGACACGGCGATCTGATCAAGCTGATAGGCGGCATCTCCCGCAAGATGCTCACCCAGACGCTTCGACGGCTCGAAGCGCACGGACTCGTCCGCCGCCGCGCGCATGCCGAGGCGCCGCCCCGCGTCGAGTACGAGCTCACCCCGCTCGGAGCGACACTGATCGATCCGATCCACGCACTGACCGAGTGGGCCAGAGCAAACGGCGACGCGGTCCTCGACGCGCTCGACGCCGGTCTCGAACAGACCGCGGGTAACCACTGA
- a CDS encoding NAD(P)/FAD-dependent oxidoreductase has product MSSEVADVVVVGAGVIGSAIALELARTRRRVVVVDRAGGAGQGSTSASSAVVRYNFSTLAGVATAWESHFCWSAWAEHLDHDVGDLARFERSGLVMLDVEAAPRAGWLPLFDAVGVPYQEWDAATLRERVPGIDAGRFWPPKRIDDDSFWADATGALGGVYTPDAGYVTDPQLAARNLADAAARDGARFLFRATVAGVESRHGRVSAVVLADGTVISAPVVVNAAGPWSGKLNRLAGVGSDFTIGVRPLRQEVAHVLAPEGYHPPGGVGPAMADMDLGTYFRGEVGGGLLVGGTEPACDPLHWLDDPDDAGLHPTMAVFEAQVTRAARRLPGLRVPNRARGVVGVYDAADDWTPIYDRTELPGYYVAMGTSGNQFKNAPVVGRLMTTLIDRVESGADHDTDPVRYQGAHTGLEIDLGAFSRKRERNTGSSGTVMG; this is encoded by the coding sequence ATGAGCTCGGAAGTCGCGGACGTCGTGGTGGTCGGCGCGGGCGTGATCGGATCGGCGATCGCGCTCGAGCTGGCCAGGACGCGGCGCCGGGTGGTCGTGGTGGATCGCGCCGGGGGCGCCGGGCAGGGCTCGACGAGCGCGTCGAGTGCCGTGGTGCGGTACAACTTCTCCACGCTCGCGGGCGTGGCGACCGCCTGGGAGTCACATTTCTGCTGGTCGGCGTGGGCCGAACACCTCGACCACGACGTCGGCGACCTGGCCCGTTTCGAACGCAGCGGCTTGGTGATGCTCGACGTCGAAGCCGCTCCACGGGCGGGCTGGCTGCCGCTGTTCGACGCGGTCGGGGTGCCCTACCAGGAATGGGACGCCGCGACCCTGCGCGAACGCGTTCCCGGGATCGACGCGGGCCGGTTCTGGCCGCCCAAGCGCATCGACGACGACTCCTTCTGGGCCGATGCCACGGGCGCGCTCGGCGGGGTCTACACCCCCGATGCCGGGTACGTCACCGACCCCCAGCTGGCCGCGCGGAACCTGGCGGACGCTGCCGCGCGGGACGGCGCGCGGTTCCTGTTCCGCGCCACGGTGGCCGGAGTGGAATCCCGCCACGGGCGAGTGAGTGCCGTGGTGCTCGCCGACGGCACGGTGATCTCCGCGCCGGTCGTGGTCAACGCCGCCGGTCCCTGGTCGGGCAAGCTCAACAGGCTGGCCGGGGTCGGATCGGACTTCACGATCGGCGTGCGGCCCCTGCGCCAGGAGGTCGCCCACGTGCTCGCGCCCGAGGGCTACCACCCGCCCGGCGGCGTCGGCCCGGCCATGGCCGACATGGACCTGGGCACCTACTTCCGCGGTGAGGTCGGCGGTGGCCTGCTCGTCGGCGGTACCGAGCCGGCGTGCGATCCGCTGCACTGGCTCGACGACCCCGACGACGCCGGGCTGCACCCCACCATGGCGGTGTTCGAAGCCCAGGTGACGCGGGCGGCGCGCCGGCTGCCCGGGCTGCGGGTGCCGAACCGGGCCCGCGGGGTCGTCGGCGTGTACGACGCCGCCGACGACTGGACGCCGATCTATGACCGCACCGAACTCCCCGGGTACTACGTCGCGATGGGCACCAGCGGCAACCAGTTCAAGAACGCCCCCGTCGTCGGCAGGCTGATGACGACGCTGATCGACCGGGTGGAGTCCGGGGCCGACCACGACACCGATCCCGTTCGCTACCAGGGCGCCCACACCGGTCTGGAGATCGATCTCGGCGCGTTCTCCCGCAAACGCGAACGCAACACCGGCAGTTCCGGCACGGTGATGGGCTGA
- a CDS encoding PucR family transcriptional regulator codes for MSDRDLQSIVDELAERLRRSVAIDDPAIRLLAASRHFGDEDPLRVSSVMNRAVEPRIVDHILAQGISRWVAPGVVDVEGALPRLCAPVRCNGMLLGYLWLIDRNGTFTEDEVAAAGEVAATAGAMLLRRLLLHERSKARQEGILRELVSGDPAVRAQAIEDLRAEQLFGDESAHFTVLAVQCPVSKTATAPQEVAFEAAVEDGARAAADDVVLMAANRSRAWILLVQRVPPSRVLVDAIAERTTARFRRLGDERAQPVFGLGGTVTALGDVVTSYRQALLAARAALLLPGFGALARWGELGPYELLLKLPPEDLRNAAQVPALAAVEREDTHDVLIPTLTGFFDHGGNIQRTADSLRVHRATLYQRLKRIEQITGCSLDSGDDRLMLHLGLKLRIIAAAYRDHLGA; via the coding sequence GTGTCCGACCGCGATCTGCAGTCCATCGTGGACGAACTCGCCGAGCGCCTGCGGCGGTCGGTGGCGATCGACGATCCGGCGATCCGCCTGCTCGCCGCCAGCCGCCACTTCGGTGACGAGGACCCCTTGCGCGTCAGCTCGGTCATGAACCGGGCGGTGGAACCGCGGATCGTCGACCACATCCTCGCGCAGGGCATCAGCCGCTGGGTCGCGCCCGGCGTCGTCGACGTCGAGGGTGCGCTGCCGCGGCTGTGTGCGCCGGTGCGCTGCAACGGCATGCTGCTCGGCTATCTGTGGCTGATCGACAGGAACGGCACGTTCACTGAAGACGAGGTGGCCGCCGCGGGCGAGGTGGCCGCCACCGCCGGGGCGATGCTCCTGCGTCGTCTGCTGCTGCACGAGCGGTCGAAGGCGCGTCAGGAAGGCATCCTGCGCGAGCTCGTCTCCGGTGACCCCGCGGTGCGGGCGCAGGCGATCGAAGACCTGCGTGCCGAACAGCTCTTCGGCGACGAGAGCGCCCATTTCACCGTGCTCGCCGTGCAGTGCCCGGTGTCGAAGACCGCGACGGCGCCGCAGGAGGTCGCCTTCGAGGCGGCGGTCGAGGACGGCGCCCGAGCCGCTGCCGACGACGTCGTGCTGATGGCGGCGAACCGGTCGCGCGCGTGGATCCTGCTCGTGCAGCGGGTGCCGCCGTCCCGGGTACTGGTCGACGCGATCGCCGAGCGGACCACGGCCCGGTTCCGGCGGCTCGGTGACGAGCGCGCCCAACCGGTGTTCGGGCTCGGGGGCACCGTGACGGCACTCGGCGACGTCGTCACGTCCTACCGGCAGGCATTGCTGGCCGCCCGCGCGGCCCTGCTGCTGCCCGGTTTCGGGGCGCTCGCCCGCTGGGGCGAACTGGGTCCCTACGAACTGCTGCTGAAGCTGCCGCCCGAAGACCTCCGCAACGCCGCGCAGGTGCCGGCGCTCGCGGCGGTGGAGCGGGAGGACACCCATGACGTCCTGATCCCCACGCTGACCGGGTTCTTCGACCACGGCGGCAACATCCAGCGCACCGCCGACTCGCTGCGCGTCCACCGCGCCACGTTGTACCAGCGGCTCAAACGGATCGAGCAGATCACCGGGTGCAGCCTGGACTCCGGGGACGACCGGCTCATGCTGCACCTCGGGCTCAAGCTGCGGATCATCGCCGCGGCCTATCGCGACCACCTGGGCGCCTGA
- a CDS encoding GntR family transcriptional regulator: MAASSAERIATQSAPERVAGVLRDELLDGAHPVGSRFREEDLAKRFDVGRHTVRSALRLLVERGLVVHERNRGAVVAPLSRRRIDEVFDYRKVLELGALDMALARNADFGQALREVRRLEALARRTHGPSWRELTGVHSAIHRAIVAAAGNQHLLDSYQRCEDEVRLLLTFIRPDFDAARLAVVHRELIDKLALGGQVATEALIADIDGAGRAALLTALRRAEESARLIGR; the protein is encoded by the coding sequence ATGGCCGCGTCATCGGCGGAGCGGATCGCCACCCAGTCCGCGCCCGAGCGTGTCGCCGGCGTGCTGCGCGACGAGTTGCTGGACGGCGCCCATCCCGTCGGCAGCCGCTTCCGCGAGGAGGACCTGGCCAAGCGGTTCGACGTCGGCAGGCACACGGTCCGCTCAGCGCTGCGGCTGCTCGTCGAACGCGGGCTGGTGGTGCACGAACGGAACCGGGGCGCGGTCGTCGCACCCTTGAGCAGGCGGCGCATCGACGAGGTGTTCGACTACCGCAAGGTGCTGGAACTCGGCGCACTGGACATGGCGCTGGCCAGGAACGCCGATTTCGGCCAGGCGCTGCGTGAGGTGCGGCGGCTCGAAGCGCTGGCCCGGCGCACGCACGGTCCGTCCTGGCGGGAACTGACGGGCGTGCACAGCGCCATCCACCGGGCGATCGTCGCCGCGGCGGGCAACCAGCACCTGCTGGACAGCTATCAGCGCTGCGAGGACGAAGTGCGGCTGCTGCTCACGTTCATCCGGCCCGACTTCGACGCCGCCCGCCTCGCCGTGGTCCACCGTGAACTGATCGACAAGCTCGCGCTGGGCGGGCAGGTCGCGACGGAGGCGCTCATCGCCGACATCGACGGCGCGGGCCGGGCGGCGTTGCTGACCGCCTTGCGGCGCGCCGAGGAGAGCGCGCGCCTGATCGGCCGGTGA
- a CDS encoding alpha-hydroxy acid oxidase: protein MPRWSELRPLVTPREVVFDATERRLSRATTIDDLRAIARRRVPRSVFDYVDGAAEAEVSLRRARTAYRAIEFRPRVLRDVAEVDTGTSVLGGPAALPLVLAPTGFTRMMHHEGEIAVAAAAARAGVPYTLSTMGTRSIEDVAAASAEGRRWFQLYLWRDRAAGKDLVERALRAGYDTLVLTVDTPVAGARLRDVRNGMTIPPSLHPRTFANMALHPAWWFNLLTTDPLEFASLRTWNGTVGELVNHMFDPSATVTDLEWLRQTWPRTLVVKGIQDVEDAKMVVDAGADAVVVSNHGGRQLDRARTPIELLPEVVAAVGDRADVLVDTGITTGGDIVAAVALGATGVMVGRAYLYGLMAGGERGVDRALRILRDETARTLQLLGVGRIGELGPEHVRLRHR from the coding sequence ATGCCACGGTGGTCGGAACTGCGACCCCTCGTGACGCCCCGCGAGGTCGTGTTCGACGCGACCGAGCGCCGCCTCAGCCGCGCCACGACGATCGACGACCTCCGAGCGATCGCCCGTCGGCGTGTCCCGCGCTCGGTCTTCGACTACGTCGACGGCGCCGCGGAAGCGGAGGTCAGCCTGCGGCGCGCCAGGACGGCCTACCGGGCGATCGAGTTCCGGCCGCGCGTCCTGCGCGACGTCGCCGAGGTGGACACCGGCACGAGCGTTCTCGGCGGGCCCGCCGCACTGCCGCTGGTGCTCGCTCCCACCGGCTTCACGCGCATGATGCACCACGAGGGCGAGATCGCCGTCGCCGCGGCCGCCGCACGGGCGGGCGTCCCGTACACACTGTCCACAATGGGCACCAGATCGATCGAGGACGTCGCGGCGGCCTCGGCGGAGGGCAGGCGGTGGTTCCAGCTGTACCTGTGGCGTGATCGCGCCGCGGGCAAGGACCTCGTCGAGCGGGCGCTGCGGGCGGGCTACGACACCCTCGTGCTCACCGTGGACACACCGGTGGCCGGTGCCCGCCTCCGGGACGTCCGCAACGGGATGACGATCCCCCCGTCGCTGCACCCCCGGACGTTCGCGAACATGGCACTGCACCCCGCCTGGTGGTTCAACCTGCTCACCACCGATCCCCTCGAGTTCGCGTCACTGCGGACGTGGAACGGCACCGTCGGCGAGCTGGTGAACCACATGTTCGACCCGAGCGCGACCGTCACCGACCTCGAATGGCTTCGGCAGACCTGGCCCCGCACACTGGTGGTGAAGGGCATCCAGGACGTCGAGGACGCGAAAATGGTCGTCGACGCCGGCGCCGACGCGGTCGTCGTGTCCAACCACGGCGGCCGCCAGCTCGACCGGGCGCGAACGCCGATCGAGCTGCTCCCGGAGGTGGTCGCGGCGGTCGGCGACCGCGCGGACGTCCTGGTCGACACCGGCATCACCACGGGCGGCGACATCGTGGCGGCGGTCGCGCTCGGCGCCACCGGTGTCATGGTGGGCCGGGCGTACCTCTACGGGCTGATGGCGGGCGGTGAACGTGGAGTCGACCGCGCGCTGCGGATCCTGCGCGACGAGACGGCGCGAACCCTGCAACTGCTGGGCGTCGGGCGCATCGGCGAGCTGGGCCCCGAGCACGTCCGGCTCCGGCACCGGTAG
- a CDS encoding MFS transporter — protein sequence MSQPARVMSSDGVRSVKMRRRVLFASSVGNFVEWFDFTLYGYAASVIALTFFPPGNRAAALLGAFAVYGVAFVARPLGAVVFGRIGDRRGRRTALGASILIMGAATALMGLLPGWSSVGVLAPVLLLVCRLVQGFSAGGEYTGALTFTVEHAPDHRRAWYMGLVGSSTMLGAVGATAVALVFRSAFGDRFATEGWRWMFILAGVVAVVGLVLRLRVDESPVFEAMRDQRAPAPARPFRDLVRSHWKTLLVLFAYFGVLGLLTHMFLGYLPTYLNEAIGMRATTVLALTTAANVVSIPVALWLCVLADRHGRRVQIRLGAVAAVVLVVPAYLLIGTGSVLAVVAALLVFVFAVSLLQMGALSVLELYPTGVRFSGMALPYNAAYAVFGGTAPLVSELLVGGTGSLLAPAIYASVVALIALPVLLKGIPETKGTDLRGS from the coding sequence ATGAGCCAGCCAGCCAGGGTGATGTCGTCCGACGGGGTGCGCAGCGTGAAGATGCGGCGCCGGGTCCTCTTCGCGTCGTCGGTCGGCAACTTCGTCGAGTGGTTCGACTTCACGTTGTACGGCTACGCCGCCAGCGTGATCGCCTTGACGTTCTTTCCGCCGGGGAACCGGGCCGCGGCGCTGCTCGGTGCGTTCGCCGTCTACGGCGTGGCGTTCGTCGCGCGGCCGCTGGGGGCGGTCGTGTTCGGGCGGATCGGGGACCGGCGCGGCAGGCGGACCGCGCTCGGGGCGTCGATTCTGATCATGGGCGCGGCGACCGCGCTGATGGGCCTGTTGCCGGGGTGGTCGTCCGTGGGCGTGCTCGCCCCGGTGCTGCTGCTCGTCTGCCGTCTGGTGCAAGGATTTTCCGCGGGCGGTGAGTACACGGGGGCGCTCACCTTCACCGTCGAGCACGCCCCGGACCACCGCCGGGCGTGGTACATGGGTCTGGTCGGATCGTCGACGATGCTCGGTGCCGTCGGGGCGACGGCCGTCGCCCTGGTTTTCCGGTCGGCGTTCGGCGACCGGTTCGCGACCGAGGGCTGGCGGTGGATGTTCATCCTCGCCGGGGTGGTCGCCGTCGTCGGCCTGGTGCTGCGTTTGCGGGTCGACGAAAGCCCGGTCTTCGAGGCGATGCGTGATCAGCGGGCACCGGCCCCGGCGCGGCCGTTCCGCGATCTGGTGCGGAGCCACTGGAAGACGCTGCTGGTGCTGTTCGCCTACTTCGGGGTGCTGGGGCTGCTGACGCACATGTTCCTCGGTTACCTGCCCACGTACCTGAACGAAGCGATCGGGATGCGCGCGACGACGGTGCTGGCGTTGACCACCGCGGCGAACGTGGTGTCGATCCCGGTCGCCTTGTGGTTGTGCGTCCTGGCCGACCGCCACGGCCGCCGGGTCCAGATCCGCCTCGGCGCGGTCGCCGCGGTCGTCCTGGTCGTGCCCGCGTATCTGCTGATCGGTACCGGGAGCGTGCTCGCCGTGGTCGCGGCGCTGCTCGTGTTCGTGTTCGCCGTCTCCCTGCTGCAGATGGGCGCGTTGTCGGTGCTGGAGCTCTACCCGACTGGCGTCCGTTTCAGCGGGATGGCGTTGCCGTACAACGCGGCGTACGCGGTTTTCGGCGGGACCGCACCGTTGGTCAGTGAGTTGCTGGTGGGCGGCACAGGAAGCTTGCTGGCGCCGGCGATCTACGCGAGCGTCGTCGCCCTGATCGCGCTCCCGGTCCTGCTGAAAGGCATCCCGGAGACGAAGGGCACCGACTTGCGCGGCAGTTGA